A region from the Ciona intestinalis unplaced genomic scaffold, KH HT000157.2, whole genome shotgun sequence genome encodes:
- the LOC100182593 gene encoding ribonuclease H2 subunit B, which produces MQENIISANSSKVFVLPEKCMSNGRKCSIITLLHPRTQEKTKFLISSDENKTELFELNQYTDEFSSWFINNETVKSDGTVYIVTPMDPLFMCLPSLCANAREKFVPLDQIFSTENGEEVLGKVFEHSALNVKQLDNVCDSKSCVDLLAYRYNETKTLEWLKVKVERTVDALKSADLFIGDTEGDAYTRYAYGLICENIHADLAKKLATHLKIPERIEKRKSSGNQPSAKKVKTEASEDYSKLVKSPTNSENKNLTRAQKALKKVDKSGMKNISSFFGAKPKKK; this is translated from the exons ATGcaggaaaatataatttcagCAAATTCGTCAAAAGTATTCGTCTTGCCTGAGAAATGTATGTCTAACGGTCGGAAATGTTCAATTATAACATTACTACACCCAAGAACGCAAGAAAAAACTAAGTTTCTTATTTCATctgatgaaaataaaactgagCTTTTTGAGCTAAACCAATATACTGACGAATTTTCGTCTTGGTTTATAAATAACGAAACAGTAAAATCTGACGGCACAGTATATATAGTTACGCCTATGGACCCACTTTTTATGTGTCTGCCTTCGTTGTGTGCGAACGCAAGGGAAAAATTTGTGCCACTGgatcaaatattttcaactgAAAACGGAGAAGAAGTTTTGGGTAAAGTTTTTGAGCATTCTGCATTAAATGTGAAGCAACTGGATAATGTTTGTGACTCTAAAAGTTGCGTGGACCTTCTTGCATATAG atacaatgaaacaaaaacactggAATGGCTGAAAGTCAAAGTTGAACGAACCGTTGATGCGTTGAAGTCAGCTGACTTGTTCATTGGAGACACTGAAG GTGATGCATACACACGTTACGCATACGGACTTATTTGCGAAAATATTCACGCTGACTTGGCAAAGAAACTCGCTACACATTTGAAGATACCAGAACGAATAGAGAAACGTAAAAGTTCTGGGAATCAACCGAGCGCTAAGAAAGTGAAAACTGAAGCAAGTGAAGATTACTCCAAACTTGTCAAATCTCCAACTAACTCAGAAAACAAGAATTTAACTCGAGCCCAAAAAGCGCTCAAAAAAGTCGACAAAAGtggaatgaaaaatatttcaagtttttttggcGCAAAACCCAAAAAGAAATGA
- the LOC100184964 gene encoding thioredoxin domain-containing protein 11 isoform X1, whose translation MVTIGASKIIKTMQKRPETIILILTFVFFIQRLWDGVHSSPQTRSAPQPTPIITHPPIHDLPTGSLVHLQYLLSISEISLVLYYAPWCERSFSSVKELNKTAQVFHKQVSFVAINCWWDQGECRGNNNFQSFPHLYLHHRSLKTPVHYNGPHTHQYFARFVSKVLSPFTYLGTLDVVEGYLNNGKTSIIASAGVNLTSNELLQQFLQISLQSLSKFPSWAIQMGLITSPFLHTTLGMKEGYMRIYNGGRGVGEISLNSTWEVVEGWMEKKKDPIVVPRILSSGQKSNLFFQVLNKGPTLVAFLPSLDDVTVFEEINTIYNKNCHQVSTHCSSIVTSQPSICNVCLQRDSHPRTPHNEEIFFRRLLKLGYFEALATQSHSCVQSRSFYDKHRTRLNICCGNIHKNHTKINGLGCRSNCTLQFLMVDSTQYPALATAVKVDDTKSNAVIIDIHNEMEYLMKGSFTKQNIVDFILEFTSDRLRNTRKVYGGKVGGHEDVLQLKEFTVKDFIDMIDHQNTKDTLVYHHSPYCGFCSQYSHQLISFKRLLRGVRNLDIVSVSSDTNSQLPLTFQAISFPTLMFYPANRSSDSTRYPPHVQLTPSKLMGFLWHYASPLTKLQIVVALCDDHSTSKQYSCFSAFMENLEICKLTGIMKSMRKEIVRINMMEVLAETIRGVVGSKRCSVPSLSSIHQHHNDEYLRKNSLARLDDVLSRRKFEFNLVKQELSDVMLPIV comes from the exons ATGGTTACTATCGGGGCTTCTAAGATCATAAAAACAATGCAAAAGCGACCagaaacaattattttaattctgacatttgttttctttattcaACGTTTATGGGACGG CGTCCACAGTTCCCCCCAGACCCGTTCTGCCCCGCAACCGACCCCCATTATAACCCATCCCCCAATACACGACTTGCCCACTGGTAGTTTGGTACAcctacaatatttattaagcATCTCAGAAATATCTCTCGTCCTATATTACGCCCCATGGTGTGAAAGGTCTTTTAGTTCAGTCAAGGAATTGAACAAAACAGCTCAGGTTTTCCATAAACAG gtATCTTTCGTAGCCATCAACTGTTGGTGGGATCAAGGGGAATGTCGGggaaataataattttcaatCTTTTCCACATTTGTATTTACATCATAGAAG tTTAAAGACCCCCGTCCACTACAATGGGCCTCATACACACCAATATTTTGCACGTTTTGTTTCCAAAGTTTTATCACCATTCACTTACCTTGGTACATTAGATGTTGTGGAAGGTTATCTTAATAATGGAAAG ACCTCCATTATAGCAAGTGCTGGCGTCAACCTTACAAGCAACGAGTTATTGCAACAGTTTCTTCAAATATCTTTACAAAGTTTAAGTAAAT TTCCATCATGGGCCATCCAAATGGGTTTGATCACGAGCCCATTCCTTCACACTACACTTGGTATGAAGGAAGGCTACATGAGGATATATAATGGTGGGCGAGGTGTTGGGGAAATCTCGTTGAACTCAACATGGGAGGTTGTGGAGGGGTGGATGGAGAAGAAGAAAGATCCGATT GTCGTTCCACGTATTTTATCTTCTGgccaaaaatcaaatttattctTCCAAGTTTTGAACAAAGGACCGACGTTGGTTGCGTTTCTACCTTCGTTGGACGACGTCACTGTG TTTGAAGAGATTAACACAATCTACAACAAGAATTGCCACCAAGTTTCTACCCATTGTTCATCCATTGTAACATCACAACCAAGTATTTGTAATGTCTGTTTACAAAGAGATAGTCACCCGCGAACACCCCACAACGAGGAGATATTTTTTCGCAGATTGTTAAAACTCGGATATTTTGAAGCATTAGCAACACAAAGTCACTCATGTGTGCAATCGCGGTCGTTTTACGACAAACATAGAACGCGTTTAAACATTTGCTGCGGCAATATCCATAAAAACCACACCAAGATTAACGGTTTAGGCTGTAGAAGCAATTGTACTCTGCAGTTTCTTATGGTTGATTCAACTCAGTATCCTGCACTTGCTACTGCTGTTAAAGTAGATGACACAAAGTCCAATGCAGTTATTATTGATATTCATAATGAAATGGAATATTTAATGAAGGGAAGTTTTACAAAGCAGAATATTG TGGACTTCATCCTGGAGTTTACAAGCGATAGATTGCGCAACACAAGGAAGGTGTATGGAGGTAAAGTTGGTGGTCACGAGGATGTTTTGCAACTCAAGGAGTTTACAGTGAAAGATTTTATCGACATGATTGATCATCAAAACACAAAG GACACACTAGTCTACCATCATTCCCCTTACTGTGGATTCTGTTCACAATATTCGCATCAACTTATTTCATTCAAGAGGTTGTTAAGAGGTGTAAGGAACCTTGATATTGTGTCAGTTTCATCTGACACTAACTCACAACTTCCACTTACGTTCCAAGCaatatctttccccaccttgaTGTTCTATCCAGCTAATAG ATCATCTGATTCCACACGTTACCCACCTCATGTTCAACTCACCCCATCAAAGTTAATGGGATTTCTATGGCATTATGCGTCGCCACTAACTAAGCTTCAAATCGTTGTTGCTTTGTGTGACGATCACTCAACCTCGAAGCAATATTCGTGCTTCAGCGCATTCATGGAAAACTTAGAAATATGCAAATTAACTGGGATTATGAAAAG CATGAGGAAAGAGattgtgaggataaatatgaTGGAGGTGTTGGCTGAGACCATTAGAGGAGTTGTGGGGAGCAAAAGATGTTCCGTGCCATCTTTATCTTCCATACATCAACATCATAATGATGAATATTTGAGGAAAAACTCGCTTGCTAGATTGGATGATGTTTTATCGAGAAGgaaatttgaatttaatttgGTGAAACAAGAACTCAGTGATGTAATGTTACCCATTGTTTGA
- the LOC100184964 gene encoding thioredoxin domain-containing protein 11 isoform X2, translating into MVTIGASKIIKTMQKRPETIILILTFVFFIQRLWDGVHSSPQTRSAPQPTPIITHPPIHDLPTGSLVHLQYLLSISEISLVLYYAPWCERSFSSVKELNKTAQVFHKQVSFVAINCWWDQGECRGNNNFQSFPHLYLHHRSLKTPVHYNGPHTHQYFARFVSKVLSPFTYLGTLDVVEGYLNNGKTSIIASAGVNLTSNELLQQFLQISLQSLSKFPSWAIQMGLITSPFLHTTLGMKEGYMRIYNGGRGVGEISLNSTWEVVEGWMEKKKDPIVVPRILSSGQKSNLFFQVLNKGPTLVAFLPSLDDVTVFEEINTIYNKNCHQVSTHCSSIVTSQPSICNVCLQRDSHPRTPHNEEIFFRRLLKLGYFEALATQSHSCVQSRSFYDKHRTRLNICCGNIHKNHTKINGLGCRSNCTLQFLMVDSTQYPALATAVKVDDTKSNAVIIDIHNEMEYLMKGSFTKQNIVDFILEFTSDRLRNTRKVYGGKVGGHEDVLQLKEFTVKDFIDMIDHQNTKDTLVYHHSPYCGFCSQYSHQLISFKRLLRGVRNLDIVSVSSDTNSQLPLTFQAISFPTLMFYPANRSSDSTRYPPHVQLTPSKLMGFLWHYASPLTKLQIVVALCDDHSTSKQYSCFSAFMENLEICKLTGIMKSLFPA; encoded by the exons ATGGTTACTATCGGGGCTTCTAAGATCATAAAAACAATGCAAAAGCGACCagaaacaattattttaattctgacatttgttttctttattcaACGTTTATGGGACGG CGTCCACAGTTCCCCCCAGACCCGTTCTGCCCCGCAACCGACCCCCATTATAACCCATCCCCCAATACACGACTTGCCCACTGGTAGTTTGGTACAcctacaatatttattaagcATCTCAGAAATATCTCTCGTCCTATATTACGCCCCATGGTGTGAAAGGTCTTTTAGTTCAGTCAAGGAATTGAACAAAACAGCTCAGGTTTTCCATAAACAG gtATCTTTCGTAGCCATCAACTGTTGGTGGGATCAAGGGGAATGTCGGggaaataataattttcaatCTTTTCCACATTTGTATTTACATCATAGAAG tTTAAAGACCCCCGTCCACTACAATGGGCCTCATACACACCAATATTTTGCACGTTTTGTTTCCAAAGTTTTATCACCATTCACTTACCTTGGTACATTAGATGTTGTGGAAGGTTATCTTAATAATGGAAAG ACCTCCATTATAGCAAGTGCTGGCGTCAACCTTACAAGCAACGAGTTATTGCAACAGTTTCTTCAAATATCTTTACAAAGTTTAAGTAAAT TTCCATCATGGGCCATCCAAATGGGTTTGATCACGAGCCCATTCCTTCACACTACACTTGGTATGAAGGAAGGCTACATGAGGATATATAATGGTGGGCGAGGTGTTGGGGAAATCTCGTTGAACTCAACATGGGAGGTTGTGGAGGGGTGGATGGAGAAGAAGAAAGATCCGATT GTCGTTCCACGTATTTTATCTTCTGgccaaaaatcaaatttattctTCCAAGTTTTGAACAAAGGACCGACGTTGGTTGCGTTTCTACCTTCGTTGGACGACGTCACTGTG TTTGAAGAGATTAACACAATCTACAACAAGAATTGCCACCAAGTTTCTACCCATTGTTCATCCATTGTAACATCACAACCAAGTATTTGTAATGTCTGTTTACAAAGAGATAGTCACCCGCGAACACCCCACAACGAGGAGATATTTTTTCGCAGATTGTTAAAACTCGGATATTTTGAAGCATTAGCAACACAAAGTCACTCATGTGTGCAATCGCGGTCGTTTTACGACAAACATAGAACGCGTTTAAACATTTGCTGCGGCAATATCCATAAAAACCACACCAAGATTAACGGTTTAGGCTGTAGAAGCAATTGTACTCTGCAGTTTCTTATGGTTGATTCAACTCAGTATCCTGCACTTGCTACTGCTGTTAAAGTAGATGACACAAAGTCCAATGCAGTTATTATTGATATTCATAATGAAATGGAATATTTAATGAAGGGAAGTTTTACAAAGCAGAATATTG TGGACTTCATCCTGGAGTTTACAAGCGATAGATTGCGCAACACAAGGAAGGTGTATGGAGGTAAAGTTGGTGGTCACGAGGATGTTTTGCAACTCAAGGAGTTTACAGTGAAAGATTTTATCGACATGATTGATCATCAAAACACAAAG GACACACTAGTCTACCATCATTCCCCTTACTGTGGATTCTGTTCACAATATTCGCATCAACTTATTTCATTCAAGAGGTTGTTAAGAGGTGTAAGGAACCTTGATATTGTGTCAGTTTCATCTGACACTAACTCACAACTTCCACTTACGTTCCAAGCaatatctttccccaccttgaTGTTCTATCCAGCTAATAG ATCATCTGATTCCACACGTTACCCACCTCATGTTCAACTCACCCCATCAAAGTTAATGGGATTTCTATGGCATTATGCGTCGCCACTAACTAAGCTTCAAATCGTTGTTGCTTTGTGTGACGATCACTCAACCTCGAAGCAATATTCGTGCTTCAGCGCATTCATGGAAAACTTAGAAATATGCAAATTAACTGGGATTATGAAAAG tttgttCCCAGCATGA
- the LOC100187350 gene encoding fascin-like, translated as MGELSEALQFTFGLINSSNKYLTAETFGFKIAASGASLKKKQTWSLEQEPNGGNDVYFKSFLGRYLGADKNGKVSCDTETPSEENKFQVEATTDGRWAIKSSKYERYFGGSGDNLSCFEQTISNTYLWVIHLAMHPQVNICNIRRKCYAHLSPNGEEVHMTKRTPWGEDTLITLLFKDKGYALVTSNSKYLGYDGTLHAEPKGQECLFTIEFYSGKIAFKSKHDGRYLSPVGPKGQLQGRKDKPGKDEEFALIDSHPQITLFSKTKGKYVSGKQGLQLSANQIDAEESETFQMEIDPATEKVFFRNDKEKYWRLDGQSILADAADTNNANTHFVVEWHGRFIRLVASNGNYVSIKPSGHLFAPSKDAEDFTFRLTNRAIIVFRGEHGFVGCKGDKLEGNRATYDIFQMEENDGAYGIKAPNGKYWAVDGDKKVAATGSQAQPFLIQLTKNSKLALKPENGDVYVTSDHVGIMTASGSGIDKKTLFEY; from the exons ATGGGCGAACTGAGTGAAGCTTTGCAGTTCACGTTTGGCTTGATCAACTCCAGCAACAAATATTTGACCGCTGAAACATTTGGCTTCAAGATCGCAGCTAGTGGCGCtagtttaaagaaaaaacaaacatggaGCTTGGAGCAAGAACCTAACGGCGGAAATGACGTATATTTCAAG AGTTTCCTCGGTCGTTACCTGGGAGCCGACAAGAACGGCAAGGTTAGTTGTGACACCGAGACGCCTTCGGAAGAAAATAAGTTCCAGGTCGAAGCTACAACTGATGGTCGGTGGGCGATCAAGAGCTCAAAGTATGAACGGTATTTTGGTGGAAGCGGAGACAACCTGTCATGTTTCGaacaaacaatttcaaacACGTATTTGTGGGTGATCCATCTCGCAATGCATCCACAG GTGAACATTTGCAACATTCGACGTAAATGTTACGCCCATCTCTCACCAAACGGTGAAGAAGTCCATATGACTAAAAGAACACCGTGGGGGGAGGACACACTTATTACACTACTGTTCAAGGACAAGGGATATGCCCTTGTAACATCTAACAGCAAATACCTTGGGTACGATGGAACATTACATGCGGAACCTAAGGGTCAGGAGTGTTTGTTCACAATCGAGTTTTACTCGGGGAAGATTGCGTTTAAAAGCAAGCATGACGGGAG ATATTTGTCACCAGTTGGACCCAAAGGGCAACTACAAGGACGTAAAGACAAGCCTGGAAAAGATGAAGAATTTGCGTTGATTGATTCTCATCCACAGATTACACTCTTCTCTAAAACTAAAGGAAAATATGTTTCTGGAAAACAAG GTCTCCAGCTCTCAGCCAATCAAATTGATGCTGAGGAAAGTGAGACGTTTCAGATGGAAATTGACCCGGCAACTGAGAAAGTATTTTTCCGCAACGATAAAGAGAAGTATTGGAGATTGGATGGACAAAGTATCCTGGCTGATGCCGCAGATACTAA TAATGCGAACACCCACTTTGTGGTCGAATGGCATGGTAGATTTATTCGCTTGGTGGCTTCCAATGGTAACTACGTGAGCATCAAACCATCAGGTCATCTATTCGCTCCAAGCAAAGATGCAGAAGATTTTACTTTCAGATTAACGAACAG AGCCATCATTGTGTTCCGTGGTGAGCACGGTTTTGTCGGATGTAAAGGGGATAAGTTGGAGGGAAATCGGGCAACTTACGATATTTTCCAAATGGAGGAAAACGACGGAGCTTATGGGattaaag CTCCCAATGGAAAGTATTGGGCCGTTGATGGAGATAAGAAAGTTGCAGCAACTGGATCTCAAGCCCAACCTTTCCTAATTCAGCTCACAAAGAATAGCAAGTTGGCATTGAAACCTGAGAACGGAGATGTTTACGTCACAAGCGACCATGTTGGTATTATGACAGCAAGCGGAAGTGGGATTGACAAGAAGacattgtttgaatattaG
- the LOC100179414 gene encoding phosphatidylinositol glycan anchor biosynthesis class U protein has product MTNLFVIISCGVLLRTWLLQLKDLTKWISKRPEVSTPQTSWSRLVEGFVISKQTGNVHSGDSYHGSTLLSAFLFHLQALSPLLVPAVFIACDVIAAISLHNFAKKFLQKELDDQNSHKSKLSKGVDSILLKLHHLENVPTLVALIYLFNPFTIVTCISQSSVAFNNLFLALYVAHLMSGSSIATTLFLALSTYETFYPVQLIIVAMLCQHKYQKEGNRNAAKPLFCFIFWLLILFLVSYLREGSLESIFSHYKFILTVPDQTPNIGIFWYFFTEIFNHFQTFFLFVFQINALFFFVPLSIKLRSHPICLMFILTCIISTFKSYPCVGDATLWISMLPLWSHTFKYQRQPLIVTVMLLTTTILCPVMWHMWIVAHSANANFYFAASLAYTTSHIFIMTNTVMAYLKWHYHIRKGVRLNLDGSTEKAVLRLMN; this is encoded by the exons ATGAcgaatttatttgtaattatttcGTGCGGTGTGCTGTTACGTACGTGGTTGTTGCAACTGAAGGATTTGACGAAGTGGATTTCAAAGAGACCTGAAGTTTCGACTCCGCAAACTTCGTGGAGCAGAC TTGTTGAAGGATTCGTGATTTCCAAACAAACAGGAAACGTCCACAGTGGAGATTCATATCATGGG AGCACTTTGTTATCAGCTTTCCTCTTTCATCTACAAGCGTTGTCTCCTCTGCTGGTACCCGCtgtgtttatt GCATGCGACGTGATTGCAGCGATATCTTTGCACAACTTTGCCAAGAAGTTTCTACAGAAAGAG CTCGACGACCAGAATTCTCACAAATCCAAATTATCAAAAGGAGTCGATTCAATCTTGTTGAAACTTCACCATCTTGAAAACGTTCCAACACTTGTTGCTCTAAT ATATTTATTCAACCCCTTCACCATAGTGACTTGCATCTCCCAATCCTCAGTTGCCTTCAACAACTTGTTCCTTGCTCTCTATGTTGCTCATCTTATGTCAG GCAGCAGCATCGCAACCACATTATTCCTCGCGCTTTCAACTTACGAGACATTCTACCCCGTTCAACTAATCATTGTTGCAATGCTGTGTCAACACAAATATCAG AAGGAAGGAAACAGAAACGCCGCCAaacctttattttgtttcatcttCTGGTTGTTGATTTTATTCTTGGTTTCATATTTAAGAGAAGGGTCTTTGGAATCGATATTTTCACATTATAAGTTTAT ACTCACAGTTCCCGACCAAACTCCAAACATCGGGATCTTCTGGTATTTCTTCACCGAGATTTTCAATCATTTCCAAACTTTCTTCTTATTCGTGTTTCAAATCAACGCGTTGTTTTTCTTCGTTCCTTTGTCGATAAAGCTCAG GTCCCACCCAATATGCCTGATGTTCATACTTACTTGCATTATCTCAACATTCAAGTCATACCCATGTGTTGGTGACGCAACATTGTGGATATCCATGTTACCGCTGTGGTCTCATACATTCAAAT ACCAACGACAGCCACTAATAGTAACAGTGATGTTACTTACCACCACCATATTATGCCCAGTTATGTGGCATATGTGGATTGTCGCGCATTCTGCAAACGCAAACTTCTACTTCGCTGCATCACTGGCTTATACCACGTCACAT ATCTTTATTATGACAAACACAGTGATGGCTTACTTGAAGTGGCATTACCATATAAGGAAGGGGGTTCGACTTAATTTGGATGGTTCCACAGAAAAGGCTGTGCTGAGACTAATGAATTAA